A portion of the Corynebacterium jeikeium genome contains these proteins:
- a CDS encoding ATP-dependent helicase, whose protein sequence is MVHMNVDGMPKVRFVQEEPPRRRQWLGTAVEALFPSHNQALVVENKLVNQSVVRVLGGPGTGKSSLLADLAVDYMQAGIPADSILVVSQSKEAAAELRRDIDRRFSSELGEGGSVGAGQGGMVRAVHSLAYAVVRDAAVSRGEPEPSLTTGARQDAVVRQLLAGHAEDGGAYWPERLRPALPLVGFSRAVRDFLLRAAERGIDAPRLQQLGVDYGIESWCAAGKFMAEYQQTMRLAWEPSLNAAEIVSAALMELDTDAQALARWGKSVVLVDDAEHLSPEAARLVDRFVSQAAVAVITGDEDQSVFHFRGANNDYLRGTGEVEYKAIHLQQSYRCNADIADLVNAVSQRLPKAPAYRGIVGSVGAQEARESEVGNNSDTVAAENSYAAKSAVSIAIHPSERAQRATVADYFRRLHIDEGVAWKDMAVIVRSGAGESSLFRALSRAGVPVQIDPTDIVLSHQRLVRALMVALRATMNQLDDVEWDEFLSGPLVNMDPIVKERLLRGIRKADLFGGAAMTQLIGILKAEGLTAEQLELIESLSQRERQALQVPLDLLSAAREALRDGVEATLWAIWQSTGLADHLVAASLRGGTAGASADRDLDAVMALFDFAGDRVELNPKLTVDGFIASVEEQELPIGARDRSGVERDAVRILSAHAALGRQWKAVAVVGVQEGQWPSLGVTGSVMKQNEFIGLVDHGIEPREYINSMADALAEERRLLHVAVSRASDRVLLTAVDSPDDVGVPSPFIIELVEKLGNSVTELVKQSEASSSANGVGATANEANAGNPDVAEAEDVAWAGEGLPRVLSVESLLAELRAAVVDDAETETRRRQAARQLARLAQVEVAGAHPDTWWGLRAPSTSKPVNDKKPMRINPSKVEATLSCPLKAMLDKSAPTSAMYLGSLLHQAVEAVAKGVTVPEAQSEIRRVFGDLSDDPEWRKRTEEETWLTGLEDWQRWIETKKDIGTEVPVNVNINDDIVIVGRIDRLIEDADGAVQIVDIKTGKTAPSGKEVEGHAQLATYQLALSKGKLVESGDGLAVDNGEGIEQSGAYLVFPRKSHNKTIITSREQSKLTEDKLADWERRVEQVARATSGPRALALAGDHCKFCTLSKACPAAEGNR, encoded by the coding sequence ATGGTGCACATGAACGTAGATGGAATGCCGAAGGTTCGGTTCGTCCAGGAGGAACCTCCTCGTCGTCGGCAGTGGTTGGGTACTGCGGTAGAGGCGCTTTTCCCTTCCCATAATCAGGCGCTCGTGGTAGAGAACAAGCTTGTAAACCAGTCTGTTGTGCGCGTTTTAGGCGGCCCAGGGACTGGTAAGAGTTCGCTGCTGGCAGATCTCGCGGTGGACTACATGCAGGCGGGCATTCCGGCGGACAGCATTTTGGTGGTGTCACAGTCAAAAGAGGCCGCCGCGGAATTGAGGCGGGATATTGACAGGCGTTTTTCCTCTGAACTGGGGGAAGGCGGTTCGGTCGGGGCAGGTCAAGGTGGCATGGTGCGTGCCGTGCATTCGCTTGCCTATGCAGTAGTACGTGATGCCGCTGTCAGTCGGGGAGAGCCTGAACCATCGTTGACCACTGGTGCACGCCAAGATGCTGTCGTGCGGCAACTTTTGGCCGGTCATGCGGAAGATGGTGGTGCGTATTGGCCAGAGCGGTTGCGCCCGGCTCTTCCGTTAGTCGGTTTTTCCCGTGCGGTTCGTGACTTTCTGCTGCGTGCAGCTGAGCGGGGGATTGATGCCCCGAGGCTTCAGCAGCTCGGCGTGGACTATGGCATTGAGTCGTGGTGTGCGGCTGGCAAGTTTATGGCGGAGTATCAGCAGACTATGCGGTTGGCGTGGGAGCCCAGCCTGAACGCTGCAGAGATTGTCTCTGCGGCATTGATGGAGCTGGATACAGACGCGCAAGCACTGGCTCGGTGGGGAAAGTCGGTGGTGCTGGTCGATGATGCTGAACACCTATCCCCGGAAGCTGCGCGTCTTGTGGATCGGTTTGTGTCGCAGGCGGCCGTAGCCGTCATTACTGGTGATGAAGATCAATCGGTATTCCATTTCCGCGGTGCTAATAATGACTATCTCCGGGGGACTGGTGAGGTCGAGTACAAGGCAATCCACTTGCAGCAGTCTTACCGCTGTAACGCTGATATCGCGGATTTAGTCAACGCAGTTTCTCAGCGCTTGCCTAAGGCTCCTGCATACCGTGGCATTGTCGGTTCAGTTGGAGCACAGGAAGCTCGTGAATCCGAAGTTGGAAACAACAGCGATACCGTCGCAGCGGAAAACTCGTACGCAGCTAAAAGTGCAGTAAGCATAGCTATTCATCCTTCTGAACGTGCACAGCGAGCCACAGTCGCGGACTACTTCCGGCGCCTTCATATTGACGAGGGAGTGGCATGGAAGGATATGGCGGTCATCGTCCGGTCCGGTGCAGGGGAGTCCTCTCTGTTCCGTGCGTTGTCGCGTGCGGGTGTGCCTGTGCAGATTGACCCAACGGACATCGTGCTAAGTCATCAGCGATTGGTGCGAGCGCTGATGGTGGCGTTGCGGGCAACTATGAACCAGCTCGATGACGTGGAGTGGGACGAGTTCCTCTCCGGCCCATTGGTCAACATGGATCCGATTGTCAAAGAGCGTCTGCTGCGCGGAATCCGAAAGGCCGACCTGTTCGGCGGGGCCGCGATGACTCAGCTCATCGGAATCTTGAAGGCAGAGGGACTCACAGCTGAACAGCTGGAGCTTATTGAGTCTCTGTCGCAGCGTGAACGTCAGGCGCTGCAGGTGCCGCTGGATCTGTTGAGCGCAGCTCGTGAAGCGTTGCGCGATGGTGTGGAAGCAACTTTGTGGGCAATTTGGCAGTCCACTGGTTTGGCAGACCATCTGGTGGCGGCATCGTTGCGCGGCGGTACAGCTGGCGCATCGGCTGACCGCGATTTGGATGCTGTGATGGCACTGTTCGACTTTGCTGGTGACCGTGTGGAGCTGAATCCAAAACTGACGGTTGACGGTTTTATCGCTTCTGTGGAAGAGCAGGAGCTGCCCATCGGCGCACGTGACCGTAGCGGGGTAGAGCGCGATGCCGTGCGCATTCTCTCAGCCCATGCGGCTCTGGGCAGGCAGTGGAAAGCAGTAGCGGTTGTCGGAGTCCAGGAAGGCCAGTGGCCCAGCCTCGGTGTGACTGGCTCGGTGATGAAGCAGAACGAGTTCATCGGTCTCGTTGATCACGGAATTGAGCCGCGGGAGTACATCAATTCCATGGCGGATGCGCTGGCGGAGGAACGTCGTTTGCTGCACGTCGCGGTATCACGGGCGAGCGACAGGGTACTGCTGACCGCAGTCGATTCTCCTGACGATGTTGGAGTTCCCAGTCCGTTTATTATCGAGCTCGTTGAAAAGCTCGGTAATTCGGTGACGGAGCTGGTGAAACAGTCGGAAGCATCGTCGTCTGCGAACGGAGTCGGGGCTACGGCTAATGAAGCAAACGCCGGCAATCCGGATGTTGCAGAGGCAGAAGATGTCGCATGGGCCGGTGAAGGCCTGCCACGGGTGCTCTCTGTGGAGTCACTGCTGGCAGAACTGCGTGCAGCCGTTGTGGACGATGCGGAGACTGAGACGCGGCGTCGACAAGCTGCACGTCAACTCGCGCGATTGGCGCAGGTTGAGGTTGCTGGCGCACATCCAGACACCTGGTGGGGGCTCCGTGCACCGTCGACTTCGAAGCCGGTAAATGACAAGAAGCCGATGAGGATCAATCCCTCCAAGGTGGAAGCAACCCTGAGTTGTCCGTTGAAGGCCATGTTGGATAAATCAGCACCGACATCGGCCATGTATCTGGGCTCTCTACTGCATCAGGCGGTAGAAGCAGTCGCCAAGGGAGTGACTGTGCCTGAGGCTCAGTCTGAGATCCGGCGTGTTTTTGGGGACCTGTCCGATGATCCGGAGTGGCGTAAGCGTACTGAGGAAGAGACCTGGTTGACCGGGCTGGAGGATTGGCAGCGGTGGATTGAGACTAAGAAAGATATCGGAACCGAGGTCCCAGTAAATGTCAACATCAACGATGACATCGTGATTGTCGGACGAATCGACCGGTTGATTGAAGACGCTGATGGTGCAGTTCAAATCGTCGATATTAAAACCGGTAAGACAGCGCCCTCCGGTAAAGAAGTAGAAGGACACGCACAGCTAGCTACATATCAACTGGCGCTGTCGAAGGGGAAGCTCGTTGAAAGCGGAGATGGGCTCGCTGTGGACAACGGCGAAGGCATTGAACAATCTGGGGCATACCTGGTATTTCCGCGAAAGTCACACAATAAGACCATTATCACTAGCCGCGAACAGTCAAAGCTCACGGAAGACAAGTTGGCTGACTGGGAGCGTCGCGTAGAGCAGGTAGCACGTGCGACGTCTGGCCCGCGTGCCTTGGCGCTCGCTGGTGATCATTGCAAGTTCTGCACGCTTTCGAAGGCGTGCCCGGCAGCAGAAGGGAATCGGTAG
- a CDS encoding ATP-dependent helicase: MSEERTIIDPVTLSEMMGQDFPPTPQQAAVIGALMEPMLVVAGAGAGKTATMAARVVWLVANGFIRPEEVLGLTFTRKAARELGVRIRQQLNALASSAAFRAQASPEVLASLEVIAPTTLTYDAYASEVVSNYGLLLPTEPGVTIMDGATQWQLAWETARNVTEIDVDIAPSTLASRIIELGSNIDSNLSTPQAIREETEAFISNIEQTPQKGKREGLIGDLQGIVDKQRERLEILPLVEQVRARCNEENVATFGMQMARAARLATDFAEVGEEERRRFKIIMLDEYQDTSHTQRLFLRALFSGGCVTAVGDPMQAIYGWRGATAENLVQFVNDFPRSDGQPAEKKQLTISWRNPQSVLQLANAVSDRAFAGQARTVEALDAGPKAGQGEVQLAFTATGEEEVAYIADCMEAQLRECEAAGNKLDAAILVRTNAESAVYLDALSERGVPAIIVGLAGLLHLPEVMDITSVMKILVDPSSDQDALRLLLSPQFNLGAADVEALRTRVDQLAITGKDELARKKGNVEETSDSSPLSQLARQYDKLVEDAEAASSAVGLGHAIADPDIRFYDGTPLARGSVEKNGRLVCSESLNYTDEAMVRIAQLGASLRKLRRFSLNKPLPELVEDIATEFGIRVEAAAGQYGSATAITRPTTAHLDRFVDIAATYSQNISDDVTGFLNYLEFAVEHDDGLERAPMNMPENCVQIMTMHKSKGLEWETVAVPGITTSKFDRVDLSSWLTNSVQLPPGAITQVDPLTASAETTEDATQLAAGDWAPVADSVDSNAPELDISGTDNQTDLNKVIKAYKEELREVEREEKQRLFYVAMTRSAKKLIVTASRRPNPSLKKPTDVSADFAAIATQFSDYVVSWTDGEDPEVEDTEVDLDCDTAVDGVVWPVDTLGNRRDSVQRAAESVMRYMGEDQDERPIAGDLSEVWETETTILVDEILRAKAAEIHLPMPTSMSTSEYQAMIADPVAFARRKARPVPFKPNRFARRGTAFHAWLENRFGAHSLLDDEDLFGDQLDDFLGTEQVASERELEKLKANFEASEWADRTPTHVEVPFEIAIGQRRVVGRIDAVFNDNGKWSVIDWKTGQMPRGKEREVAALQLAIYRLAWSDRLREMGMETALEDIEAGFFYVSAGRTLIPDEALLPSRIELDRKMRELIG; the protein is encoded by the coding sequence ATGTCGGAGGAACGAACCATCATTGATCCCGTCACCCTGTCGGAGATGATGGGGCAGGACTTTCCGCCCACCCCGCAACAAGCGGCGGTAATCGGTGCACTGATGGAACCAATGCTTGTTGTCGCCGGTGCCGGTGCTGGTAAAACAGCGACAATGGCTGCCCGTGTTGTGTGGTTGGTCGCCAACGGCTTTATCCGCCCAGAAGAAGTTCTAGGTTTGACCTTCACCAGGAAGGCAGCGCGCGAGCTCGGCGTCCGTATCCGCCAACAGCTGAATGCGCTTGCTTCTTCCGCTGCATTTCGTGCACAAGCTTCACCAGAGGTGCTAGCAAGCCTCGAGGTCATTGCCCCAACCACGCTTACTTACGATGCCTATGCCTCTGAAGTCGTGAGCAATTATGGTCTTTTGCTGCCGACGGAGCCGGGGGTCACCATTATGGATGGCGCGACGCAGTGGCAGTTGGCCTGGGAAACAGCTCGCAATGTGACCGAAATTGATGTCGATATTGCGCCATCAACGCTGGCCAGTCGCATTATTGAGCTGGGGTCGAACATCGACTCAAACTTGTCTACTCCGCAGGCGATTCGCGAGGAAACCGAAGCGTTCATCAGCAATATTGAGCAGACCCCGCAGAAGGGTAAACGCGAGGGGCTAATTGGCGATCTACAGGGCATCGTCGATAAGCAGCGGGAGAGATTAGAGATTTTGCCGCTGGTAGAGCAGGTTCGAGCTCGGTGCAATGAAGAAAATGTAGCCACCTTTGGTATGCAGATGGCTCGTGCGGCCCGGCTAGCCACCGACTTCGCGGAAGTCGGGGAGGAGGAGCGGCGTCGCTTTAAGATCATCATGCTCGACGAGTACCAGGACACGTCGCACACACAGCGGCTGTTCCTGCGTGCGCTGTTCTCCGGTGGTTGTGTCACCGCTGTCGGCGATCCGATGCAGGCAATTTATGGCTGGCGAGGAGCAACGGCCGAAAACCTTGTGCAGTTTGTCAATGATTTTCCGCGGTCGGATGGGCAGCCAGCGGAGAAAAAGCAACTGACCATTTCTTGGCGAAACCCGCAGTCAGTGCTGCAGCTTGCTAACGCAGTCTCCGACCGTGCTTTTGCGGGGCAGGCTCGTACGGTAGAGGCACTGGATGCGGGGCCAAAAGCAGGTCAGGGCGAGGTGCAGCTTGCTTTCACTGCAACCGGTGAGGAAGAAGTTGCATACATCGCAGATTGCATGGAGGCGCAATTACGCGAATGTGAAGCAGCTGGCAACAAGCTCGATGCTGCCATCCTGGTTCGGACAAATGCTGAATCGGCTGTCTATTTAGATGCACTGTCTGAGCGGGGTGTGCCTGCAATCATTGTGGGACTCGCTGGATTGCTGCACTTGCCCGAGGTCATGGATATCACCTCGGTGATGAAGATATTGGTCGACCCCAGTTCAGACCAGGATGCTCTGCGTCTGCTACTCAGCCCACAGTTCAATTTGGGTGCCGCAGACGTGGAGGCACTTCGCACTCGTGTAGATCAGCTGGCAATCACAGGAAAGGACGAGTTGGCCCGCAAGAAGGGCAACGTCGAAGAGACTTCAGACTCCTCACCGCTTTCCCAGCTCGCTCGCCAGTATGACAAGCTCGTGGAAGATGCCGAAGCAGCATCGTCCGCGGTGGGGCTGGGGCACGCCATCGCCGACCCGGATATTCGTTTTTACGACGGCACCCCGCTGGCGCGCGGCAGTGTGGAAAAAAATGGGCGGTTGGTCTGCAGCGAGTCACTGAACTACACAGATGAAGCAATGGTGCGCATCGCACAGTTGGGTGCAAGCCTACGAAAACTACGCCGGTTCTCGCTGAATAAGCCTCTGCCGGAACTGGTCGAGGACATCGCTACTGAGTTTGGAATTCGCGTAGAAGCAGCGGCCGGACAGTACGGTTCCGCTACCGCGATAACCAGGCCGACGACTGCACATCTGGATCGGTTTGTCGATATCGCTGCGACGTATTCTCAAAATATCTCGGACGATGTGACAGGGTTTTTGAACTATCTGGAATTCGCTGTCGAACACGATGATGGCTTGGAACGGGCACCTATGAACATGCCGGAAAACTGTGTCCAAATCATGACTATGCACAAGTCAAAGGGCTTGGAGTGGGAAACCGTTGCTGTTCCGGGCATCACCACTAGCAAGTTCGACAGAGTTGATTTGTCATCGTGGCTCACCAATTCAGTTCAGCTTCCTCCTGGCGCAATTACTCAAGTGGATCCGCTAACGGCTAGTGCGGAAACAACAGAGGATGCAACGCAGCTTGCAGCAGGCGATTGGGCTCCTGTCGCTGATTCTGTCGATAGCAACGCCCCCGAACTGGACATATCAGGCACCGATAACCAGACCGACCTCAACAAGGTGATCAAAGCCTACAAGGAAGAGCTGCGAGAAGTGGAGAGGGAAGAAAAACAGCGCCTCTTCTACGTTGCCATGACTCGCTCCGCGAAAAAGCTCATTGTCACTGCAAGCAGGCGGCCTAATCCGAGCTTGAAGAAACCCACCGACGTGTCGGCGGACTTCGCAGCCATCGCCACTCAATTCAGTGACTATGTGGTGTCGTGGACAGATGGGGAGGACCCTGAGGTAGAGGACACTGAAGTCGATTTGGACTGCGACACTGCGGTTGATGGGGTGGTCTGGCCCGTCGATACCCTGGGCAACCGCCGAGATAGTGTGCAGCGAGCAGCCGAAAGCGTCATGCGCTACATGGGCGAAGACCAGGATGAGCGCCCCATTGCAGGTGACCTGTCTGAGGTATGGGAAACGGAAACGACCATTCTCGTGGATGAAATCCTTCGAGCTAAGGCCGCGGAGATTCATCTACCAATGCCGACAAGCATGTCCACTAGCGAATACCAAGCGATGATTGCGGATCCGGTCGCGTTTGCTCGTCGGAAAGCACGCCCGGTGCCGTTTAAGCCAAACCGATTCGCGCGCCGAGGTACGGCATTCCACGCTTGGTTGGAGAATCGCTTCGGTGCACACAGTCTGCTGGACGATGAGGATCTCTTCGGGGATCAACTGGATGACTTCCTCGGCACAGAACAAGTCGCGTCCGAACGCGAACTGGAGAAATTGAAGGCGAATTTCGAGGCATCTGAGTGGGCTGACCGCACGCCAACGCATGTAGAGGTGCCGTTTGAAATTGCCATCGGGCAGAGGCGGGTCGTCGGCCGAATCGACGCGGTGTTTAACGACAACGGGAAGTGGAGCGTCATTGACTGGAAGACAGGCCAGATGCCGCGCGGAAAGGAAAGGGAAGTAGCGGCGCTACAGCTGGCGATTTACCGCCTGGCGTGGTCGGATAGGCTGCGCGAGATGGGAATGGAAACTGCCCTCGAAGACATTGAAGCCGGGTTCTTCTACGTTTCGGCAGGACGGACGCTAATACCAGATGAAGCGCTACTGCCAAGCAGGATAGAGTTAGACAGGAAAATGCGCGAGCTGATTGGATAA
- a CDS encoding Ion channel protein, with translation MRNPIRKSSGYETGLNDLPGHALLGVIGLPESAPKNPWRLIIRRLNYAVFLLLIASVVVYYDHDGYTEPLTFIDAVYYSAVSLSTTGYGDITPVTQRARLLNILIITPLRVAFLALLVGTTLTVLTQESRKTLQIQRWRRQLRNHTVVIGYGTKGRSAIAALLADGVDPAEIVVIDTDKEALDHASNQGLATVHGSATKSDVLKLAGIQRARSIVVAPNKDDTAVLVTLSVRELAPGASIVASVRESENRHLLTQSGADQVVISSETAGRMLGLATVTPSVVEMMEDLLSPDEGFSVAERLVTEEEIGASPRHLADIALGVVRSGELYRIDSPECESVEPGDRLLYVRRVYSNDE, from the coding sequence TTGCGTAATCCAATTCGGAAATCTTCGGGATACGAAACCGGGCTCAATGATCTTCCCGGGCATGCACTGCTGGGAGTCATTGGTCTGCCTGAGTCCGCGCCGAAGAATCCTTGGCGGCTAATCATACGTCGTTTGAACTACGCCGTGTTTTTGCTGCTGATTGCATCCGTCGTGGTCTACTACGACCACGACGGATACACGGAGCCTCTCACCTTCATCGATGCGGTGTATTACTCGGCTGTCAGCCTGTCGACGACGGGCTACGGTGACATCACGCCGGTCACACAGAGGGCTCGATTACTCAATATTTTGATCATTACGCCACTGCGTGTGGCCTTCCTTGCTCTCTTGGTCGGTACTACTCTGACCGTTTTGACCCAAGAGTCTCGGAAAACCCTGCAAATTCAGCGCTGGAGGAGACAGTTGCGCAACCACACCGTCGTTATCGGATACGGCACCAAGGGTCGTTCTGCCATTGCAGCTCTTCTCGCGGACGGCGTAGATCCGGCAGAAATCGTTGTTATTGATACGGACAAGGAAGCACTCGACCACGCTTCGAATCAAGGCTTGGCGACGGTGCATGGGTCGGCTACTAAATCTGATGTGCTGAAGTTAGCTGGTATTCAGCGTGCCCGCTCTATAGTCGTTGCACCGAACAAAGATGACACAGCGGTGCTGGTCACGTTGTCTGTCCGCGAGTTGGCACCGGGTGCCTCAATTGTGGCTTCAGTGCGTGAATCAGAAAACCGCCACTTGTTGACGCAGTCAGGTGCAGACCAAGTGGTCATTTCTTCTGAAACCGCCGGCCGAATGCTGGGGCTGGCCACGGTGACTCCTTCGGTGGTGGAGATGATGGAAGACCTCCTGAGCCCGGATGAAGGATTCTCTGTTGCAGAGAGGCTCGTCACCGAAGAGGAAATCGGTGCCAGCCCACGGCACCTCGCGGATATTGCACTCGGTGTGGTGCGCTCGGGTGAGCTGTACCGAATTGATTCACCGGAGTGTGAATCGGTGGAGCCAGGCGACCGGCTGCTGTACGTCCGCCGTGTCTACAGCAATGACGAATAG
- a CDS encoding ATP-dependent DNA helicase UvrD2 yields the protein MNEPEYLAGLDPDQREAATAPMGPVCILAGAGTGKTRTITHRIKYLIDQGFVQPQKVLAVTFTSRAAGEMRDRLAKMGTPGVQARTFHSASLRQLRYFWPQVAGDMPWQLLDDKKFRVVAQAVRRVGLDTSKETIRDVMGEIEWAKATLAGADQYQAALREHGRTAPLSAEKIVDCYRAYEDIKTTPDGLLLDFDDLLIHTAGAMENSRAVAEEFRNQYRCFVVDEYQDVTPLQQRVLNAWLGDRDNLTVVGDANQTIYSFTGATPQYLMNFSRDYPEATVVRLQRDYRSTPQVVGLANNVIGRAQGRIAGSRLKLIGQREDGPEPTFNQYDDEPMEARATARSIKRLIDAGTPASEIAVLYRINAQSAVFEQALSEVGVAYQVRGGDGFYQRPEIRDAIAALVRVSRSSRTVPTLQGTNLLDLVKQVFAGLGMTDQEPEGTGARERWQSLRALFDLCKDIVHANTEVNIQALLGQLHTRQQAKHPPTLDGVTLASLHAAKGLEWDAVFLVGLTDGSLPIQHALNKFDRSPAQGAEAIEEERRLFYVGITRAREHLELSWSLSRTEGGRRSRRRTRFLDELDIDVSDYSAEAQRSSRSSSSRSKRQQSKQCKGCTKPLHTDAERISGRCEECPVSADPALLEALRAWRLEMSREMTVPAFVIFSDATLLAIGEQQPTTPEELLQIPGIGEAKLNHFGEGILGIVNSFVNS from the coding sequence GTGAACGAGCCGGAATATCTAGCTGGGCTGGATCCAGATCAGCGTGAGGCAGCCACGGCTCCGATGGGGCCGGTGTGCATTCTTGCCGGAGCCGGTACAGGTAAGACCCGAACAATTACTCATCGCATCAAGTACCTCATTGACCAGGGGTTTGTGCAGCCGCAAAAGGTATTAGCGGTGACATTTACCTCGCGTGCCGCAGGGGAGATGCGCGACCGCCTGGCAAAGATGGGAACGCCTGGAGTCCAGGCGCGCACTTTCCACTCGGCATCACTTCGCCAGCTGCGCTACTTCTGGCCCCAAGTCGCCGGTGATATGCCCTGGCAGCTGTTGGATGACAAGAAATTCCGTGTTGTCGCCCAAGCAGTACGTCGAGTGGGCCTGGACACCTCTAAGGAAACAATCCGAGATGTCATGGGCGAGATTGAGTGGGCGAAGGCCACTCTGGCCGGTGCGGATCAGTACCAAGCCGCGCTGCGGGAGCATGGGCGCACGGCGCCTCTGTCTGCGGAGAAAATTGTCGATTGCTATCGCGCTTACGAGGACATAAAAACCACCCCGGACGGGCTATTGCTCGACTTCGACGACCTACTCATTCACACCGCCGGTGCGATGGAGAATTCCCGTGCAGTGGCGGAGGAATTCCGCAACCAGTATCGGTGCTTCGTCGTCGATGAGTACCAGGATGTCACCCCGTTACAGCAGCGAGTTCTCAACGCCTGGCTGGGAGACCGTGACAACCTGACAGTTGTCGGGGACGCCAACCAGACGATTTACTCTTTCACAGGCGCGACTCCGCAATACCTGATGAACTTCTCTCGGGACTACCCGGAAGCCACAGTGGTCCGCCTGCAGCGGGACTACCGATCGACCCCACAGGTCGTCGGTCTGGCTAACAATGTCATCGGCCGTGCGCAGGGACGTATCGCCGGCTCGCGGCTGAAGCTGATTGGGCAGCGTGAAGACGGCCCGGAGCCGACTTTCAATCAGTACGACGATGAGCCAATGGAAGCTCGCGCGACCGCGCGCAGCATCAAGCGACTTATCGACGCGGGTACGCCGGCATCGGAGATTGCCGTTTTGTACCGGATTAACGCACAGTCCGCAGTTTTTGAGCAGGCTTTGTCCGAGGTAGGAGTCGCCTACCAGGTTCGTGGCGGGGACGGTTTCTACCAGCGTCCCGAGATCCGCGATGCCATCGCAGCACTTGTGCGAGTTTCCCGTTCCTCACGGACTGTTCCGACATTGCAGGGCACGAATCTGTTGGATTTGGTCAAGCAGGTTTTCGCGGGTCTTGGCATGACTGACCAAGAGCCGGAAGGCACTGGTGCCAGGGAACGTTGGCAGTCACTGCGCGCCCTATTCGACCTGTGTAAGGACATCGTTCATGCCAACACCGAGGTCAATATCCAGGCGCTCCTCGGCCAATTGCACACTCGGCAGCAGGCCAAACATCCACCGACGCTGGATGGCGTGACGCTGGCTAGCCTGCATGCAGCCAAGGGGCTGGAGTGGGATGCGGTGTTCCTCGTTGGGCTTACCGACGGTTCGCTGCCTATCCAACATGCGCTGAATAAATTCGACCGTTCTCCTGCGCAGGGGGCGGAAGCCATCGAAGAAGAGCGCCGTCTGTTCTATGTCGGCATTACTCGAGCCCGCGAACATCTGGAGCTATCTTGGTCATTGTCGCGGACAGAAGGCGGCCGCAGGTCACGTCGCCGCACACGATTCCTCGATGAACTCGACATTGATGTCTCTGACTACTCGGCTGAGGCACAGCGAAGCTCAAGGAGCTCTAGTTCCCGCAGTAAGCGTCAGCAGTCCAAACAGTGCAAGGGCTGTACTAAGCCATTGCACACCGATGCCGAGCGGATTTCAGGGCGTTGTGAAGAGTGCCCAGTCAGTGCGGATCCTGCACTACTGGAAGCATTGCGTGCATGGCGCTTGGAAATGTCGAGGGAAATGACGGTCCCCGCATTCGTAATCTTCTCCGATGCGACCCTTCTGGCCATCGGTGAGCAGCAGCCGACTACGCCGGAGGAACTTCTGCAGATTCCCGGAATTGGAGAAGCGAAGCTCAATCATTTCGGCGAAGGCATCTTGGGAATCGTCAATTCTTTCGTGAATTCCTAG
- a CDS encoding bacteriocin biosynthesis cyclodehydratase gives MGEYRDTSRGRDGTAGVIGSHAPAAQTLAAPATDYALRPEVPIVMRPGARIQFGVEPERSMILPLSDGTPPGPVFSALLAAHRGSTLSEAFTDSHDKLSPQFITALISDLHRAALVQKPPTRRRITLIGRDSLRTGLLKELRRTGCGSWTTAMSPTRNATLKISQSTPEEIGLAVVTGMEVPSMPLVRALFHRGIEHLHTHFRDGALILGPLVQPGQGPCSMCFEAYRRDRDPVRALIALQLRTFTPVAAPEWLNTAVPLLVGQLRRPDLSDLCATEVRIDLESLDITRTTVAPHPQCPVCGHGNSQMQFM, from the coding sequence ATGGGGGAATACAGGGATACGTCTCGGGGGCGGGATGGTACGGCTGGCGTAATAGGTTCGCACGCACCCGCTGCACAAACACTTGCCGCGCCTGCCACGGACTACGCGCTGCGGCCGGAGGTACCGATTGTCATGCGCCCAGGCGCGCGGATTCAGTTCGGCGTGGAACCGGAGCGCAGCATGATTCTGCCGCTTTCCGACGGCACCCCGCCGGGGCCTGTCTTCTCGGCGCTTCTTGCAGCTCATAGAGGTAGCACCTTAAGCGAGGCCTTTACTGACAGTCACGACAAACTGTCACCGCAGTTCATTACCGCACTTATCTCCGACCTTCACCGAGCCGCGCTGGTCCAAAAACCACCGACACGGCGGAGGATTACGCTGATTGGTCGGGACAGCTTGCGCACCGGACTTTTAAAGGAGCTTCGTCGCACGGGTTGTGGTAGTTGGACGACGGCAATGTCGCCCACCCGCAATGCGACGCTGAAAATATCTCAATCCACACCGGAAGAGATCGGGCTCGCGGTGGTCACGGGCATGGAAGTACCGAGCATGCCCTTGGTTCGCGCTCTGTTTCATCGTGGAATTGAGCATCTGCACACGCATTTCCGCGATGGGGCACTGATTCTTGGGCCACTTGTTCAACCAGGTCAAGGACCCTGCTCGATGTGTTTCGAAGCTTATCGACGAGACCGCGACCCCGTCCGGGCACTGATTGCGCTACAGCTTCGCACTTTTACGCCCGTGGCCGCACCGGAATGGCTGAACACAGCGGTGCCACTGTTGGTTGGGCAGCTGCGGCGGCCGGATCTCTCAGATCTATGTGCAACGGAGGTGCGCATAGATCTGGAAAGCCTCGATATCACTCGCACTACTGTTGCTCCCCACCCGCAGTGCCCAGTGTGTGGTCATGGAAACTCGCAGATGCAGTTCATGTAA